A portion of the Leifsonia sp. EB41 genome contains these proteins:
- a CDS encoding glycosyltransferase family 2 protein — protein sequence MTTTDTPALADGPFARTVEPALLAPAAPAVPAPFVAAETAADAIELSIVMPCLNEAETLATCIDKAQGYLRRSGVVGEIIIADNGSTDGSQHIAREHGARVVDVPDKGYGAALIGGIAAASGTYVIMGDADDSYDFSDLDAFLERLRAGDELVMGNRFRGGIEPGAMPPLHKYLGNPVLSTIGRLFFRSPIRDFHCGLRGFDRAAIQSLRLQTTGMEFASEMVVKASLEGRRVSEVPTTLKKDGRSRPPHLRSWRDGWRHLRFLLIFSPRWLFLVPGTAAFAIGMLGTLFLSFGPLVVGDIGFDVASQVYLAALAAVGYQGVIFAILTKIFAQHEGFRIPRSRNFDRLERRISLESSALAGVALFLVGLVVGVVQFSVWASSGFGALHAIATVRAAIPAAVLMILGAQTVMAGMFLGVLSVGLKRR from the coding sequence ATGACGACTACGGACACCCCCGCGCTGGCCGACGGCCCGTTCGCGCGAACGGTCGAGCCCGCCCTCCTCGCCCCCGCGGCACCCGCGGTGCCTGCGCCGTTCGTGGCCGCGGAGACGGCGGCCGACGCCATCGAGCTGTCGATCGTGATGCCGTGCCTGAACGAGGCGGAGACCCTCGCGACCTGCATCGACAAGGCCCAGGGCTACCTGCGGCGCAGCGGCGTCGTCGGGGAGATCATCATCGCGGACAACGGCAGCACCGACGGTTCGCAGCACATCGCCCGCGAACACGGCGCGCGCGTCGTCGACGTGCCGGACAAGGGGTACGGCGCGGCGCTCATCGGCGGGATCGCGGCAGCCTCCGGCACCTACGTCATCATGGGCGACGCGGACGACAGCTACGACTTCTCCGACCTGGACGCGTTCCTGGAGCGGCTGCGCGCCGGCGACGAGCTCGTCATGGGGAACCGGTTCCGCGGCGGGATCGAGCCGGGTGCCATGCCGCCCCTGCACAAGTACCTCGGCAACCCGGTGCTCTCCACCATCGGCCGCCTCTTCTTCCGCTCGCCGATCCGCGACTTCCACTGCGGACTGCGCGGATTCGACCGTGCCGCCATCCAGTCGCTGCGGCTGCAGACGACGGGCATGGAGTTCGCCAGCGAGATGGTCGTGAAGGCCTCCCTCGAGGGCCGCAGGGTCAGCGAAGTGCCCACGACGCTCAAGAAGGACGGGCGTTCCCGGCCTCCGCACCTGCGCAGCTGGCGCGACGGCTGGCGCCATCTGCGCTTCCTCCTCATCTTCAGCCCGCGGTGGCTGTTCCTCGTGCCGGGGACGGCCGCGTTCGCCATCGGCATGCTCGGCACGCTGTTCCTCAGCTTCGGTCCGCTGGTCGTCGGCGACATCGGCTTCGACGTGGCGAGCCAGGTGTACCTCGCGGCGCTCGCCGCCGTCGGCTACCAGGGTGTGATCTTCGCCATCCTGACCAAGATCTTCGCGCAGCACGAAGGTTTCCGCATCCCGCGCAGCCGCAACTTCGACCGGTTGGAGCGGCGGATCAGCCTGGAGTCGAGCGCTCTCGCCGGTGTTGCGCTGTTCCTCGTCGGCCTGGTGGTCGGGGTCGTCCAGTTCTCGGTGTGGGCGTCCTCCGGGTTCGGCGCCTTGCACGCCATCGCCACCGTCCGGGCGGCGATCCCGGCGGCCGTCCTGATGATCCTCGGCGCGCAGACCGTGATGGCGGGAATGTTCCTCGGCGTTCTGTCGGTGGGCCTGAAGCGACGCTGA
- a CDS encoding glycosyltransferase family 4 protein, which translates to MNADEPLQVAVVYDCLYPVNTGGGERVYRALAERFGERGAAVDYLTRRQWPAGQAPATDFAIREIWQGEIADAHGDRMPRAAVAFAQATYRALRRSRGRYDIVVVSALPPLNVLAARLALRGTRSWLVADWLEVWSLRKWFEYSGPVVGSVAWLLQVIGLRLSDEVTVNSSFTLRKARRRGRGGLVLGLMDLAGAVAPSAEREPDRHLILFAGRHIADKQLGSLPAAMRVVQRSHPDARLVVAGSGPETPALLSAAREAGVEPEVLGRVPDADLEELMARASVLVNPSRREGFGLVVAEAASHGTPSVVVAGEDNAAADLVVDGVNGFLSRSVSPADLGGAVVRALDGGDELRASTRRWFAEASATRNLRASVDELLRRYERARTD; encoded by the coding sequence GTGAACGCGGACGAACCACTGCAGGTGGCCGTCGTCTACGACTGCCTCTACCCCGTGAACACGGGAGGCGGGGAGCGGGTCTACCGCGCGCTCGCCGAGCGGTTCGGCGAACGCGGCGCCGCGGTGGACTATCTGACCCGCAGGCAGTGGCCGGCCGGGCAGGCCCCGGCCACGGACTTCGCCATCCGCGAGATCTGGCAGGGCGAGATCGCCGACGCGCACGGCGACCGGATGCCGAGGGCCGCGGTCGCCTTCGCCCAGGCGACGTACCGCGCACTCCGCCGCTCGCGCGGGCGCTACGACATCGTCGTCGTGAGCGCGCTTCCCCCGCTCAACGTCCTCGCCGCACGGCTCGCGCTGCGCGGGACCAGGAGCTGGCTCGTGGCCGACTGGCTGGAGGTGTGGTCGCTGCGGAAGTGGTTCGAGTACTCCGGGCCGGTCGTCGGGTCCGTGGCCTGGCTGCTCCAGGTCATCGGCCTCCGGTTGAGCGACGAGGTCACCGTCAACAGCTCGTTCACGCTCCGCAAGGCCCGGCGGCGCGGTCGAGGCGGCCTGGTCCTGGGGCTGATGGACCTCGCCGGTGCGGTGGCGCCGAGCGCGGAGCGGGAGCCGGACCGGCACCTCATCCTCTTCGCCGGCCGCCACATCGCCGACAAGCAGCTCGGCTCGCTGCCGGCCGCGATGCGCGTGGTCCAGCGCTCGCACCCCGACGCGCGGCTGGTCGTCGCCGGGTCGGGACCCGAGACTCCCGCGCTGCTCTCCGCGGCGCGCGAGGCAGGCGTCGAACCGGAGGTCCTCGGACGCGTCCCCGACGCCGACCTCGAGGAGCTGATGGCGCGCGCGTCGGTGCTGGTGAACCCGTCCCGCCGCGAGGGGTTCGGCCTGGTGGTCGCCGAAGCGGCGTCGCACGGCACGCCCAGTGTCGTCGTCGCGGGCGAGGACAACGCGGCCGCCGACCTCGTGGTGGACGGGGTCAACGGCTTCCTCTCGCGCAGCGTCTCTCCTGCCGATCTGGGCGGCGCCGTCGTCAGGGCGCTGGACGGCGGCGACGAGCTGCGCGCGTCGACGAGGCGCTGGTTCGCCGAGGCCAGTGCCACCCGTAATCTGCGGGCGTCGGTGGACGAGCTCCTCCGGCGCTACGAGCGCGCCAGGACGGACTGA
- a CDS encoding DUF2142 domain-containing protein yields the protein MPSPRIDAPAADAPGSVPDDVAARGDLAPDGAPSPAPQRTAWVFWTAFALFAALCVSWALASPIFSVPDESAHAVKAIAQVRGEPIGHAEPGIRNLVVDLPASYAVNPQIMCFVYHPNTPADCGSSLGAPGGTLWSASWVSAYNPIYYYVVGWPSLLLGGSAGIYAMRIASALFGALFFAWAVQAAVASRRARWMPLALSFAALPMVVYLNGAINPNGVEIVAGLAFTVSLLRLLRRFGAEAPESSSAAGLSLPYLWTIVTVSGIVLANARALGPLWVVVLVALCVVATGVRAFLAVFRRRTSYPWLVLLALGGIFSVGWTLVGGSLSSQAEKGDAPLVGGSFLSGAAYMVRGTPSFLTQALGYFGWFDAPLPGWAFWPAIAALALLGGLAFLSARRRELVTLAVGCAAAFLVPVLVQAYGTHQTGVIWQGRYGLFLYLSVVAVAGWVLGRGGGTRIAFLSVRATWVVVGLLWLFGVVAFVLALRRYVVGESTPITRMLQHAQWQPPLGWMTLVVLFVVLSAGFAAFIGLLARRAAADDLAPRAGDEALAR from the coding sequence GTGCCCTCACCCCGAATCGACGCCCCTGCCGCTGACGCGCCCGGCTCCGTGCCGGACGACGTCGCAGCGCGAGGCGACCTCGCGCCGGACGGCGCCCCGTCGCCCGCCCCGCAGCGGACCGCCTGGGTGTTCTGGACGGCCTTCGCCCTGTTCGCCGCGCTCTGCGTGAGCTGGGCGCTCGCCTCGCCGATCTTCTCCGTCCCCGACGAGAGCGCGCACGCCGTCAAGGCGATCGCGCAGGTGCGCGGTGAGCCCATCGGGCATGCCGAGCCCGGCATCCGGAACCTGGTCGTCGACCTGCCCGCGTCCTATGCGGTCAACCCGCAGATCATGTGCTTCGTGTACCACCCGAACACACCGGCCGACTGCGGGAGTTCCTTGGGCGCACCGGGTGGCACGCTCTGGTCCGCGAGCTGGGTGAGCGCGTACAACCCGATCTACTACTACGTCGTCGGCTGGCCGAGCCTGCTGCTGGGCGGTTCGGCGGGGATCTACGCCATGCGCATCGCGAGCGCGCTGTTCGGCGCGCTGTTCTTCGCCTGGGCCGTGCAGGCGGCGGTCGCGTCGCGCCGCGCCCGCTGGATGCCGCTCGCGCTGTCGTTCGCCGCGCTCCCGATGGTGGTCTACCTCAACGGGGCCATCAACCCGAACGGCGTCGAGATCGTCGCGGGCCTGGCGTTCACGGTCTCGCTCCTCCGCCTGCTGCGCCGGTTCGGGGCGGAGGCGCCGGAGTCGTCGTCCGCAGCCGGGCTGAGCCTGCCCTACCTGTGGACCATCGTGACGGTCTCCGGGATCGTGCTCGCGAACGCCAGGGCGCTCGGGCCGCTCTGGGTCGTCGTCCTGGTCGCGCTGTGCGTCGTCGCGACCGGAGTGCGCGCCTTCCTGGCCGTGTTCCGGCGGCGGACGTCGTATCCGTGGCTGGTGCTGCTCGCGCTCGGCGGCATCTTCTCCGTCGGCTGGACCCTCGTCGGCGGCAGCCTGTCCAGTCAGGCCGAGAAGGGCGACGCGCCGCTGGTCGGCGGGAGCTTCCTGTCGGGCGCGGCGTACATGGTCCGCGGCACCCCGTCCTTCCTGACGCAGGCGCTGGGCTACTTCGGCTGGTTCGACGCACCGCTGCCCGGGTGGGCCTTCTGGCCGGCCATCGCCGCTCTCGCGCTCCTGGGCGGGCTGGCGTTCCTCTCGGCACGGCGGCGCGAGCTCGTCACGCTCGCCGTGGGCTGCGCGGCGGCCTTCCTGGTGCCCGTCCTGGTGCAGGCGTACGGCACCCATCAGACCGGGGTCATCTGGCAGGGCCGGTACGGTCTGTTCCTGTACCTCTCGGTGGTCGCGGTCGCCGGGTGGGTGCTCGGCCGCGGCGGCGGGACGCGGATCGCCTTCCTCTCGGTTCGCGCGACCTGGGTGGTCGTCGGCCTGCTGTGGCTGTTCGGGGTCGTCGCGTTCGTGCTCGCCCTCCGCCGGTACGTGGTGGGGGAGAGCACGCCCATCACCCGGATGCTCCAGCACGCGCAGTGGCAGCCTCCGCTCGGCTGGATGACGCTTGTCGTCCTGTTCGTCGTGCTGTCGGCCGGGTTCGCCGCCTTCATCGGCCTCCTGGCCCGTCGCGCCGCGGCCGACGACCTGGCGCCGCGCGCAGGCGACGAGGCGCTCGCACGGTGA
- a CDS encoding GtrA family protein produces the protein MRAFADHPVVRYLVAGGLAFIVDFTLLWLFHEVFGWATWLAAATAFVISFAFTYTIQRVLGFNSQVPHGPALIKYTLLVVVNTVATSVIVALVDQSPLSWAGGKVIATAVTTVWNYFAYRYWVFAGPRRSSTASEAARED, from the coding sequence GTGCGCGCGTTCGCCGACCATCCGGTCGTCCGCTACCTCGTCGCGGGCGGCCTGGCCTTCATCGTCGACTTCACGCTGCTGTGGCTGTTCCACGAGGTGTTCGGCTGGGCCACCTGGCTCGCGGCCGCGACGGCCTTCGTCATCAGCTTCGCGTTCACGTACACGATCCAGCGGGTGCTGGGCTTCAACTCGCAGGTGCCGCATGGCCCTGCGCTGATCAAGTACACTCTTCTGGTCGTCGTGAACACCGTGGCGACGTCCGTCATCGTCGCGCTGGTCGACCAGTCCCCGTTGAGCTGGGCAGGCGGCAAGGTCATCGCGACCGCCGTCACGACGGTGTGGAACTACTTCGCCTATCGCTACTGGGTCTTCGCCGGCCCCCGACGATCGAGCACGGCCTCCGAGGCCGCCCGAGAGGACTGA
- a CDS encoding Gfo/Idh/MocA family protein yields the protein MTAARIALVGAGTMGSHHARVIAQSPRSELTVLVDPRESVGTAVAERFGAKWLPELPDLSDIDGVVVAAATEAHYDLAMQVLSQDTPLLVEKPVADSLLRTEEILALADERDLPFMCGLLERYNPAVMTARELIAEPVHVTATRHSPYAPRIRTGVAWDLLVHDVDLAIGIIGAAPGNVESRLGHFHPDSLADAEDVAETLLDFPGGAIAHISASRVGQRKIRQLSIYERDRLIEVDLLRRDVTVYHHVSENSVDDGRGYRQQTVIEIPELVSSAEPLTTQFGRFLDVIDGTADAAAERATILAPHRVIDQVIARRPVLQG from the coding sequence ATGACCGCCGCTCGCATCGCCCTGGTGGGCGCCGGCACGATGGGCAGCCACCACGCCCGCGTGATCGCCCAGTCCCCGCGCTCGGAGCTGACCGTGCTGGTCGACCCGCGGGAGTCCGTGGGCACCGCGGTCGCCGAGCGCTTCGGCGCGAAGTGGCTTCCCGAGCTGCCCGACCTGTCCGACATCGACGGCGTGGTCGTCGCGGCCGCGACCGAGGCGCACTACGACCTGGCCATGCAGGTGCTGTCCCAGGACACCCCGCTGCTGGTCGAGAAGCCGGTGGCCGACAGCCTGCTGCGCACCGAGGAGATCCTGGCGCTGGCCGACGAGCGCGACCTCCCCTTCATGTGCGGCCTGCTCGAGCGCTACAACCCCGCCGTGATGACGGCGCGCGAGCTGATCGCAGAGCCTGTTCACGTCACCGCCACCCGCCACTCGCCGTACGCTCCGCGCATCCGCACCGGCGTCGCCTGGGACCTCCTCGTCCACGACGTCGACCTGGCGATCGGGATCATCGGCGCAGCGCCGGGCAATGTGGAGTCGCGGCTCGGGCACTTCCACCCCGACTCTCTGGCGGACGCCGAGGATGTGGCGGAGACCCTGCTCGACTTCCCCGGCGGCGCCATCGCGCACATCTCGGCGAGCCGGGTCGGCCAGCGCAAGATCCGCCAGCTCTCGATCTACGAGCGCGACCGCCTGATCGAGGTCGACCTCCTCCGCCGCGATGTCACGGTCTACCACCACGTCTCCGAGAACTCGGTCGACGACGGACGCGGTTACCGGCAGCAGACGGTCATCGAGATCCCGGAGCTGGTCAGCTCTGCGGAGCCGCTGACGACGCAGTTCGGGCGATTCCTCGACGTGATCGACGGCACGGCCGACGCCGCGGCCGAGCGCGCGACGATCCTCGCTCCGCACCGCGTCATCGACCAGGTGATCGCGCGCCGGCCCGTCCTGCAGGGATGA
- a CDS encoding glycosyltransferase family 4 protein, whose translation MTARILVDLLFLTGGKGGMESYVRRLYGAMRRDADVEFVGLVSSEAAKLDLSWFPGDVVYSGVSGEDRVAWALGELRAVPRHARRIGADLIHAPANVGPHRASVPVVLTLHDVLPFAHPEWVPGRHGAVLRWLIRRTVANAARVLTVSDASAAGIVRALGVDPANVVAIPLAGDAAAIPSPRVTATRPEVLCVGNRMPHKNVETLVRAIAGLPAEARPRLALTGGGADDPLRPLADELGVSADVDFLGWVSAEELESAFRRSSLVAFPTRFEGFGLPVLEAMSRGRAVLCSDLPVLREVGGDAAVYLDPSDVAAWSRAIGELTRDDAELDRRGAAGLERASEFSWKHAADRTLAEFQSVLARS comes from the coding sequence ATGACCGCGCGCATCCTCGTCGACCTCCTCTTCCTGACCGGAGGCAAGGGAGGCATGGAGTCCTACGTGCGCAGGCTCTACGGGGCGATGCGGCGCGACGCCGACGTGGAGTTCGTCGGTCTCGTCTCCTCGGAGGCCGCGAAGCTGGACCTGTCCTGGTTCCCCGGGGACGTCGTGTACTCGGGAGTGAGCGGCGAGGACCGGGTCGCCTGGGCGCTCGGCGAGCTGCGCGCGGTGCCCAGGCACGCCCGCCGGATCGGCGCCGATCTCATCCACGCTCCCGCGAACGTCGGGCCGCACCGCGCCTCCGTGCCCGTCGTGCTCACCCTCCATGACGTCCTGCCGTTCGCGCATCCCGAGTGGGTTCCCGGCCGGCACGGCGCCGTCCTGCGCTGGCTGATCCGGCGGACGGTCGCGAACGCGGCACGGGTGCTGACCGTGAGCGACGCATCGGCCGCCGGCATCGTGCGGGCACTCGGCGTCGACCCTGCGAACGTGGTCGCGATCCCGCTCGCCGGGGACGCCGCCGCGATCCCGTCGCCCCGCGTCACAGCCACCCGGCCGGAGGTGCTCTGCGTCGGCAACCGGATGCCGCACAAGAACGTCGAGACGCTCGTGAGGGCCATCGCCGGCCTTCCCGCGGAGGCGCGTCCCCGCCTCGCCCTCACGGGAGGCGGCGCGGACGACCCGCTCCGGCCGCTCGCCGACGAGCTCGGCGTCTCCGCCGACGTCGACTTCCTCGGGTGGGTCTCCGCCGAGGAGCTGGAGAGCGCCTTCCGTCGGTCGTCGCTCGTCGCCTTCCCGACCCGCTTCGAGGGGTTCGGACTGCCCGTGCTCGAAGCCATGTCGCGCGGGCGCGCGGTGCTGTGCTCCGACCTTCCCGTGCTCCGGGAGGTCGGCGGCGACGCGGCGGTGTACCTCGACCCGTCCGACGTCGCGGCCTGGTCGCGCGCGATCGGCGAGCTGACGCGCGACGACGCCGAGCTCGACCGCCGCGGGGCAGCCGGGCTGGAGCGCGCGAGCGAGTTCTCCTGGAAGCACGCCGCCGACCGCACGCTCGCGGAGTTTCAGTCCGTCCTGGCGCGCTCGTAG
- a CDS encoding DegT/DnrJ/EryC1/StrS family aminotransferase produces MIPITTVKFGPEEEREVLEVLRSGSIAQGPKVARLEDEFARMHGVPHAIAVNNGTTALVAALQALDLQPGDEVVTSPFTFVATLNAILEAGATATFADIRFDDFNVDPASLKEAVGPATKVLLPVHLYGQMADMAPIAELAAERGLRILEDAAQSHGATYDGRFAGSYGLGTFSLYATKNLTTGEGGLITTNDDAIADKLRVMRNQGMRARYVYEMAGHNYRLTDLQAALGLPQLGRYASIVEARKRNAARLIEGLEGVPGVVAPRELPGRSHVWHQFTIRVTDEARVDRDTFVQRLADEGVGAGVYYPRLLWDYDAYRDHPRVLRREAPVAEQVARQVVSLPVHNALSDDDLSTIVAAVRKVAGA; encoded by the coding sequence ATGATTCCCATCACGACGGTCAAGTTCGGTCCGGAAGAAGAGCGTGAGGTCCTGGAGGTCCTCCGCTCCGGGTCCATCGCTCAAGGCCCGAAGGTGGCGCGGCTCGAGGACGAGTTCGCGCGCATGCACGGCGTCCCGCACGCGATCGCGGTCAACAACGGAACGACCGCGCTGGTCGCCGCTCTCCAGGCGCTGGACCTGCAGCCGGGCGACGAGGTCGTCACCTCGCCGTTCACCTTCGTGGCCACGCTCAACGCGATCCTGGAGGCCGGTGCGACCGCGACGTTCGCGGACATCCGCTTCGACGACTTCAACGTCGACCCCGCCTCCCTGAAGGAGGCCGTCGGCCCGGCGACCAAGGTCCTGCTCCCCGTGCACCTGTACGGCCAGATGGCCGACATGGCGCCGATCGCCGAGCTCGCCGCCGAGCGCGGCCTGCGCATCCTGGAGGACGCCGCCCAGTCCCACGGCGCGACCTACGACGGCCGCTTCGCCGGCAGCTACGGCCTCGGCACCTTCTCGCTGTACGCGACCAAGAACCTCACCACGGGCGAGGGCGGCCTGATCACCACGAACGACGACGCGATCGCCGACAAGCTGCGCGTGATGCGCAACCAGGGCATGCGCGCCAGGTACGTCTACGAGATGGCCGGCCACAACTACCGCCTGACCGACCTTCAGGCCGCGCTGGGCCTCCCCCAGCTCGGGCGCTACGCGTCGATCGTGGAGGCCCGCAAGCGCAACGCCGCCCGCCTCATCGAGGGGCTGGAGGGCGTCCCCGGCGTCGTCGCCCCCCGCGAGCTGCCCGGCCGCTCGCACGTGTGGCACCAGTTCACCATCCGCGTCACCGACGAGGCGCGGGTCGACCGCGACACGTTCGTGCAGCGCCTCGCAGACGAAGGGGTGGGCGCCGGCGTCTACTACCCGCGCCTGCTGTGGGACTACGACGCCTACCGCGACCACCCGCGCGTCCTGCGCCGGGAGGCGCCCGTCGCCGAGCAGGTCGCCCGTCAGGTCGTCTCGCTCCCGGTCCACAACGCCCTCTCCGACGACGACCTCTCGACCATCGTCGCCGCCGTGCGCAAGGTGGCGGGAGCATGA
- a CDS encoding glycosyltransferase family 2 protein yields the protein MYNGATIAAVVPAYKEELMITTVIDTMPDYVDHIVIVDDHSPDDTSGVVKANPDPRITLIRHEENQGVGGAIITGHRAAIELGADVNVIMAGDAQMDPTYLPALIDHVTTEGYGFAKANRFFAPESFHGMPRYRIFGNIVLSFMTKLASGYWHLFDPQNGYTAIRTDVLRRVPLDHVARRYSFENDLLIHLNILQVPAVDVPVPAVYGNEVSSIKLGRVVPELLSLLTRGFWRRIWYRYVLWSFSPIALLLVLGLILSLFGLGVAIWVCFQIAASVVATAATVMLAALPLMLGTQMLISALQLDIQASPSKPTYPPFSAS from the coding sequence ATGTACAACGGCGCAACGATCGCCGCAGTGGTGCCCGCTTATAAAGAAGAGCTGATGATCACCACGGTGATCGACACCATGCCGGACTACGTCGATCACATCGTGATCGTCGACGACCACAGCCCCGATGACACCAGCGGTGTGGTGAAGGCCAACCCGGACCCCCGCATCACCCTCATCCGCCACGAGGAGAACCAGGGAGTCGGCGGCGCGATCATCACCGGCCACCGCGCGGCGATCGAGCTCGGCGCGGACGTCAACGTCATCATGGCAGGCGACGCCCAGATGGACCCCACCTACCTGCCGGCGCTGATCGACCACGTGACGACGGAGGGCTACGGCTTCGCCAAGGCGAACCGCTTCTTCGCGCCGGAGTCGTTCCACGGCATGCCCCGCTACCGGATCTTCGGCAACATCGTGCTGTCGTTCATGACGAAGCTCGCGTCGGGGTACTGGCACCTGTTCGATCCGCAGAACGGCTACACCGCGATCCGGACCGACGTGCTGCGCCGGGTCCCGCTCGATCACGTAGCGCGCCGCTACTCGTTCGAGAACGACCTGCTCATCCACCTGAACATCCTCCAGGTGCCGGCCGTCGACGTCCCCGTTCCCGCGGTCTACGGCAACGAGGTCTCCAGCATCAAGCTCGGCCGGGTCGTGCCCGAGCTGCTCAGCCTGCTGACCCGCGGCTTCTGGCGGCGGATCTGGTACCGCTACGTGCTGTGGTCGTTCTCCCCGATCGCCCTCCTGCTCGTGCTCGGCCTGATCCTCTCCCTGTTCGGTCTGGGCGTCGCGATCTGGGTGTGCTTCCAGATCGCCGCCTCCGTCGTCGCCACGGCCGCGACCGTCATGCTCGCGGCGCTCCCGCTCATGCTCGGCACGCAGATGCTGATATCGGCGCTGCAGCTCGACATCCAGGCCAGCCCGTCGAAACCGACCTACCCGCCGTTCTCGGCCTCGTAG
- a CDS encoding UDP-N-acetylglucosamine acyltransferase encodes MSDAANSIHPSAQLIGDVRLGSGNTIGPLAVIIGPVEIGDGNWFGTGALVGAPPEVRGFEHPRDAGSFSAGNGVTIGSRNTIREYAQIHQGWHDRTVVGDDAFIMNQSYIAHDCLLGDGVTLASSVLLAGHVRLGDGANLGLGVSVHQRRIVGPGAMVGMGAVVTRDVPPWAKAFGNPARVRGANAVGMRRAGLPDDAVDELVRLYAEGGAAELRPEHPDLALRFAEWAEWTDPAGRA; translated from the coding sequence ATGAGCGACGCCGCGAACTCGATCCATCCGTCCGCGCAGCTCATCGGCGACGTCCGGCTCGGGTCGGGCAACACGATCGGCCCGCTCGCCGTCATCATCGGCCCGGTGGAGATCGGCGACGGGAACTGGTTCGGGACCGGCGCTCTCGTCGGCGCCCCTCCCGAGGTGCGGGGATTCGAACATCCGCGCGACGCCGGCTCGTTCTCCGCCGGTAACGGCGTGACGATCGGAAGCCGCAACACCATCCGCGAGTACGCGCAGATCCACCAGGGCTGGCACGACCGCACCGTGGTCGGCGACGACGCCTTCATCATGAACCAGTCGTACATCGCGCACGACTGCCTGCTCGGCGACGGCGTGACCCTGGCCTCCAGCGTGCTGCTGGCCGGGCACGTGCGACTGGGGGACGGCGCGAACCTCGGGCTGGGCGTCTCCGTGCACCAGCGCCGCATCGTCGGACCGGGGGCGATGGTGGGAATGGGCGCCGTCGTGACCAGGGACGTGCCGCCGTGGGCGAAGGCCTTCGGAAACCCCGCGCGTGTGCGGGGCGCGAACGCAGTGGGGATGCGGCGCGCCGGCCTTCCCGACGACGCGGTCGACGAGCTCGTCCGCCTCTACGCAGAGGGAGGCGCCGCGGAGCTGCGCCCGGAGCACCCCGACCTCGCACTGCGGTTCGCGGAGTGGGCTGAGTGGACGGATCCGGCCGGCAGGGCATAA
- a CDS encoding glycosyltransferase family 2 protein: MAAPSTSVALCTFDGARFVEEQVRSILTQDPPPQELVVSDDGSRDGTLDIVRRVAQEPWPTIVTVLEGDRPLGVTRNFQRAVSAADGEVVALSDQDDVWHPGRLATLGARFAAEPDLVLLHTDADLVDADGAPLGRTLFESLEVSPQELEAERQGRAFDAFLRRNLATGATVVFRRSLLDIALPFPEPWVHDEWLAAIAAATGRVDVETRATIDYRQHGGNQIGVGAPTLRRKVGRVLEPRADRNRLLARRFAVLADRLAVLGDLVRPGYLDAARAKAAFEAARAAMPGNRLARALPVLRLARTGQYQRFASRGTADVLRDLVQPA, from the coding sequence ATGGCTGCTCCGAGCACGAGCGTCGCGCTCTGCACCTTCGATGGTGCGCGCTTCGTCGAAGAGCAGGTGCGCAGCATCCTCACCCAGGACCCGCCTCCGCAGGAGCTCGTGGTGTCGGACGACGGCTCCCGCGACGGGACCCTGGACATCGTCAGGAGGGTCGCCCAGGAGCCGTGGCCGACGATCGTGACCGTGCTGGAGGGCGACCGCCCGCTCGGGGTGACCCGGAACTTCCAGCGAGCGGTCAGCGCCGCCGACGGCGAGGTCGTGGCGCTGAGCGACCAGGACGACGTCTGGCATCCCGGGAGGCTGGCGACGCTCGGCGCGCGATTCGCCGCCGAGCCGGACCTCGTGCTGCTCCACACGGACGCCGACCTGGTGGACGCGGACGGCGCGCCCCTCGGGCGCACGCTCTTCGAGTCGCTGGAGGTGTCACCGCAGGAGCTCGAGGCCGAGCGGCAGGGTCGCGCATTCGACGCGTTCCTGCGCCGCAATCTGGCCACGGGCGCCACGGTCGTCTTCCGGCGGTCCCTGCTCGACATCGCCCTGCCGTTCCCGGAGCCGTGGGTGCACGACGAGTGGCTGGCTGCCATCGCCGCCGCGACGGGACGGGTCGACGTCGAGACCCGCGCGACGATCGACTACCGCCAGCACGGCGGCAATCAGATCGGCGTCGGCGCACCGACGCTCCGCCGCAAGGTCGGGCGCGTCCTCGAGCCGAGAGCGGACAGGAACCGGCTTCTCGCGCGGCGGTTCGCCGTGCTCGCCGACCGTCTGGCCGTGCTCGGAGACCTCGTGCGACCCGGCTATCTGGACGCGGCCCGCGCGAAGGCCGCGTTCGAGGCCGCCCGGGCGGCGATGCCGGGCAATCGCCTCGCCCGCGCCCTCCCTGTGCTGCGGCTCGCGCGCACCGGCCAGTACCAGAGGTTCGCGAGCCGCGGCACCGCCGACGTGCTCCGCGACCTCGTACAGCCCGCCTGA